A window from Triticum aestivum cultivar Chinese Spring chromosome 6D, IWGSC CS RefSeq v2.1, whole genome shotgun sequence encodes these proteins:
- the LOC123142363 gene encoding uncharacterized protein, with the protein MPPHHGAPANVRIFIHVISGGQGDNLGFGTDEGMEMGLVAGAQVDGEPVDESSVDCIMGGRHGGGGVCQHQGRAVRRGSGGGARTGAAQGGTDVVDVGCDLLNSEVMNSFLNVADIATSGIVSEPALRAIYDAYAATVARMLTQRWHEPVARMAAALYTWHIQNDRHMFLRRALLGWPKARKSPARPQREADFNEVFDADFHTTGFSRHLDPEYACDGGEETCNHVRRFLDRQDEDLLGAFWSSLVTSPLEYVRQGEVDEQREYHLVESSRLQMAQLFSKGLVVEMVWLINHANHHTWQVNYLFEAAMFGSILDGGALIGKLDRAEGEEEQDRKIE; encoded by the exons ATGCCCCCACACCATGGTGCTCCTGCGAATGTCCGCATCTTTATCCATGTAATTAGCGGCGGCCAAGGGGACAACCTAGGATTTGGTACTGATGAAGGGATGGAGATGGGGTTGGTGGCTGGAGCGCAGGTGGACGGAGAGCCAGTAGATGAATCTTCAGTAGATTGCATTATGG GCGGAAGACATGGTGGCGGAGGTGTTTGCCAGCATCAAGGACGAGCGGTTCGGAGAGGAAGCGGCGGAGGTGCCAGAACCGGCGCGGCGCAGGGTGGCACCGACGTCGTCGACGTGGGCTGCGACCTGCTCAACTCCGAGGTCATGAACTCGTTCCTCAACGTGGCCGACATCGCCACCTCGGGCATCGTGAGCGAGCCCGCGCTGCGGGCAATCTACGACGCCTATGCCGCCACGGTCGCGCGGATGCTCACCCAAAGGTGGCACGAGCCCGTGGCCAGGATGGCCGCCGCGCTGTACACGTGGCACATTCAAAACGACCGGCACATGTTCCTCCGTCGTGCTCTCCTTGGATGGCCCAAGGCCCGCAAGTCGCCGGCGCGGCCCCAGCGCGAGGCAGACTTCAACGAGGTCTTCGACGCCGACTTCCACACCACCGGCTTCAGCAGGCACCTCGACCCCGAGTACGCCTGCGACGGCGGCGAGGAGACCTGCAACCACGTCCGCCGCTTCCTCGATCGCCAGGATGAGGACCTGCTCGGCGCCTTCTGGTCGTCTCTCGTCACCAGCCCGCTCGAGTACGTCCGGCAGGGCGAGGTGGATGAGCAGCGCGAGTACCACCTCGTCGAATCCTCGCGCCTGCAAATGGCCCAGCTCTTCTccaagggcctcgtcgtcgaaaTGGTCTGGCTGATCAACCATGCGAACCACCACACCTGGCAGGTGAACTACCTGTTCGAGGCCGCCATGTTTGGCAGCATCCTGGACGGCGGAGCATTGATAGGGAAGCTCGACCGGGCAGAGGGCGAGGAAGAGCAAGACCGAAAGATCGAGTAA